Proteins encoded within one genomic window of Gigantopelta aegis isolate Gae_Host chromosome 2, Gae_host_genome, whole genome shotgun sequence:
- the LOC121379432 gene encoding solute carrier family 22 member 5-like isoform X1, giving the protein MKTSDDILTLLGGYGWFQMLVFVATGMVLMSEAWSTFSPMYLGYEPGHHCRVPQDRTPNETIPARMTKGVWVLEKCIMLNISGESTRSTSGVATQPCHDGWTYLWENAGRTSFVSEWDLVCGKNYLVELSTTVYMVGATVGSVFLTPFSDRFGRKWMMLGYFWAQSVLGFGLVWSDSIVTFTVLRFFIGALDVASSVAAYVLMIEVFPSSYRMAPSVMCQAFWSAGVMSFALFGYLFHDWRRLQMIITLPSIVTVVYAWLLPESILWLISEGRLGEAERVLRTAAKTNSKVLPSNIRTILENVSKGDKDETNHTAISSTSNKTNPAAISGISNPAVSTTDPDSVSPGDVSTSFENQHKKTMADGGQETTDAPESVVSQNGRQQERDDDVTGVSVKESHTSVKVVNPSNQRNEMTVIGMFLQPNIRNYSIIIFYLYFVLSLSYIGIIFSTPVLHGNRFLNLFISGAIAIPALLMCTFLNERIGRRIPICICLLVCFAVNTVLVFLPAHTADGADLKWLQISLVMIGLFGITGSYSSIVLYASEIFPTTVRNQALGIASFFDNIGGICAPIIVYTAKKNATIPLMIFAVGTVVGGILVLLLPETKNRPLPQTISDVISWEKDVQEKHS; this is encoded by the exons ATGAAGACGTCGGATGACATCTTGACCCTCCTTGGAGGTTACGGCTGGTTCCAAATGCTGGTTTTTGTGGCGACTGGTATGGTATTGATGAGCGAGGCTTGGTCCACGTTTTCACCTATGTACCTGGGGTACGAACCAGGGCACCACTGTCGGGTACCGCAAGACAGGACGCCTAACGAGACCATTCCAGCAAGAATGACGAAAGGAGTGTGGGTTTTGGAGAAGTgtataatgttaaatattagcGGTGAATCAACCAGGTCCACAAGTGGGGTTGCTACACAACCCTGTCATGACGGGTGGACGTATTTGTGGGAGAATGCTGGGAGAACGTCATTTGTATCTGAG TGGGACCTAGTGTGTGGTAAGAACTATCTGGTGGAATTGTCCACGACCGTGTACATGGTGGGGGCCACAGTAGGTTCCGTTTTCTTGACGCCATTTTCAGACAGGTTCGGCCGGAAGTGGATGATGCTGGGATACTTCTGGGCTCAGAGCGTGCTAGGATTCGGTTTGGTCTGGTCAGACAGCATTGTCACGTTCACCGTACTAAGGTTCTTCATTGGAGCATTAGATGTT GCGTCGTCTGTAGCGGCCTATGTGCTGATGATCGAGGTGTTTCCGTCCAGTTACCGCATGGCACCATCAGTGATGTGTCAAGCCTTTTGGTCGGCAGGGGTGATGAGCTTCGCCCTGTTCGGGTATTTATTCCATGACTGGAGGCGACTCCAAATGATTATTACACTGCCAAGCATCGTCACAGTCGTTTACGCTTG GCTCCTGCCTGAATCCATTTTGTGGTTGATCTCAGAAGGGCGACTTGGCGAGGCCGAGAGAGTTCTGAGAACAGCCGCCAAGACCAACAGTAAAGTGTTACCgtcaaatattaggacgatcctCGAGAACGTATCCAAGGGAGACAAGGACGAGACCAATCATACAGCTATATCCAGCACCAGCAACAAGACAAATCCTGCAGCTATATCCGGTATCAGCAACCCCGCAGTGTCTACTACTGACCCGGACTCTGTTTCGCCGGGCGATGTCTCCACCTCTTTTGAAAACCAACACAAGAAGACAATGGCGGACGGTGGCCAGGAAACGACCGACGCACCAGAATCAGTGGTCAGCCAAAACGGACGGCAACAAGAACGCGACGATGACGTCACTGGTGTTAGCGTTAAGGAATCACACACGTCTGTGAAAGTAGTTAATCCCAGCAACCAGCGAAATGAAATGACTGTCATCGGCATGTTCCTGCAGCCAAACATAAGAAATTACTCCATTATCATCTTCTACTTGTA TTTCGTGCTCAGCCTGAGTTATATCGGAATAATATTCTCGACTCCGGTCTTACACGGAAACCGGTTTCTGAACTTGTTCATCAGTGGAGCGATAGCAATCCCAGCCCTCTTGATGTGCACGTTTCTCAATGAAAG AATCGGTCGTCGTATACCGATTTGCATCTGTCTGCTGGTTTGCTTCGCTGTGAACACCGTTCTGGTGTTTCTCCCCGCACACACGG CTGACGGGGCTGATTTGAAATGGTTACAAATCTCGCTGGTCATGATTGGGTTATTTGGAATCACCGGAAGTTACTCCAGTATCGTCTTGTATGCATCTGAGATATTTCCCACGACAGTAAG AAACCAAGCTCTGGGGATTGCGTCATTCTTTGATAACATTGGCGGGATTTGTGCACCCATTATTGTTTACACT GCAAAGAAGAACGCAACTATTCCACTGATGATTTTTGCTGTGGGCACTGTGGTTGGTGGAATTTTGGTTTTGCTTTTACCGGAAACAAAGAATCGACCTCTGCCTCAGACAATTAGTGACGTCATAAGCTGGGAAAAGGATGTACAAGAGAAACACAGCTAG
- the LOC121379432 gene encoding solute carrier family 22 member 4-like isoform X2 has translation MKTSDDILTLLGGYGWFQMLVFVATGMVLMSEAWSTFSPMYLGYEPGHHCRVPQDRTPNETIPARMTKGVWVLEKCIMLNISGESTRSTSGVATQPCHDGWTYLWENAGRTSFVSEWDLVCGKNYLVELSTTVYMVGATVGSVFLTPFSDRFGRKWMMLGYFWAQSVLGFGLVWSDSIVTFTVLRFFIGALDVASSVAAYVLMIEVFPSSYRMAPSVMCQAFWSAGVMSFALFGYLFHDWRRLQMIITLPSIVTVVYAWLLPESILWLISEGRLGEAERVLRTAAKTNSKVLPSNIRTILENVSKGDKDETNHTAISSTSNKTNPAAISGISNPAVSTTDPDSVSPGDVSTSFENQHKKTMADGGQETTDAPESVVSQNGRQQERDDDVTGVSVKESHTSVKVVNPSNQRNEMTVIGMFLQPNIRNYSIIIFYLYFVLSLSYIGIIFSTPVLHGNRFLNLFISGAIAIPALLMCTFLNERIGRRIPICICLLVCFAVNTVLVFLPAHTADGADLKWLQISLVMIGLFGITGSYSSIVLYASEIFPTTKPSSGDCVIL, from the exons ATGAAGACGTCGGATGACATCTTGACCCTCCTTGGAGGTTACGGCTGGTTCCAAATGCTGGTTTTTGTGGCGACTGGTATGGTATTGATGAGCGAGGCTTGGTCCACGTTTTCACCTATGTACCTGGGGTACGAACCAGGGCACCACTGTCGGGTACCGCAAGACAGGACGCCTAACGAGACCATTCCAGCAAGAATGACGAAAGGAGTGTGGGTTTTGGAGAAGTgtataatgttaaatattagcGGTGAATCAACCAGGTCCACAAGTGGGGTTGCTACACAACCCTGTCATGACGGGTGGACGTATTTGTGGGAGAATGCTGGGAGAACGTCATTTGTATCTGAG TGGGACCTAGTGTGTGGTAAGAACTATCTGGTGGAATTGTCCACGACCGTGTACATGGTGGGGGCCACAGTAGGTTCCGTTTTCTTGACGCCATTTTCAGACAGGTTCGGCCGGAAGTGGATGATGCTGGGATACTTCTGGGCTCAGAGCGTGCTAGGATTCGGTTTGGTCTGGTCAGACAGCATTGTCACGTTCACCGTACTAAGGTTCTTCATTGGAGCATTAGATGTT GCGTCGTCTGTAGCGGCCTATGTGCTGATGATCGAGGTGTTTCCGTCCAGTTACCGCATGGCACCATCAGTGATGTGTCAAGCCTTTTGGTCGGCAGGGGTGATGAGCTTCGCCCTGTTCGGGTATTTATTCCATGACTGGAGGCGACTCCAAATGATTATTACACTGCCAAGCATCGTCACAGTCGTTTACGCTTG GCTCCTGCCTGAATCCATTTTGTGGTTGATCTCAGAAGGGCGACTTGGCGAGGCCGAGAGAGTTCTGAGAACAGCCGCCAAGACCAACAGTAAAGTGTTACCgtcaaatattaggacgatcctCGAGAACGTATCCAAGGGAGACAAGGACGAGACCAATCATACAGCTATATCCAGCACCAGCAACAAGACAAATCCTGCAGCTATATCCGGTATCAGCAACCCCGCAGTGTCTACTACTGACCCGGACTCTGTTTCGCCGGGCGATGTCTCCACCTCTTTTGAAAACCAACACAAGAAGACAATGGCGGACGGTGGCCAGGAAACGACCGACGCACCAGAATCAGTGGTCAGCCAAAACGGACGGCAACAAGAACGCGACGATGACGTCACTGGTGTTAGCGTTAAGGAATCACACACGTCTGTGAAAGTAGTTAATCCCAGCAACCAGCGAAATGAAATGACTGTCATCGGCATGTTCCTGCAGCCAAACATAAGAAATTACTCCATTATCATCTTCTACTTGTA TTTCGTGCTCAGCCTGAGTTATATCGGAATAATATTCTCGACTCCGGTCTTACACGGAAACCGGTTTCTGAACTTGTTCATCAGTGGAGCGATAGCAATCCCAGCCCTCTTGATGTGCACGTTTCTCAATGAAAG AATCGGTCGTCGTATACCGATTTGCATCTGTCTGCTGGTTTGCTTCGCTGTGAACACCGTTCTGGTGTTTCTCCCCGCACACACGG CTGACGGGGCTGATTTGAAATGGTTACAAATCTCGCTGGTCATGATTGGGTTATTTGGAATCACCGGAAGTTACTCCAGTATCGTCTTGTATGCATCTGAGATATTTCCCACGACA AAACCAAGCTCTGGGGATTGCGTCATTCTTTGA